Proteins found in one Magnolia sinica isolate HGM2019 chromosome 5, MsV1, whole genome shotgun sequence genomic segment:
- the LOC131246760 gene encoding uncharacterized protein LOC131246760 has translation MADWGAVVVAVILFVLLSPGLLFQLPAKGKMVEFGNLQTSGISILVHALIFFGLISIFVIAIGVHINTG, from the coding sequence ATGGCTGATTGGGGCGCAGTGGTAGTGGCTGTGATTCTCTTCGTGCTATTATCGCCGGGGCTTCTATTTCAGCTGCCCGCCAAGGGTAAAATGGTGGAGTTTGGTAACTTACAGACCAGCGGCATATCGATTTTGGTACACGCCCTCATCTTCTTCGGCCTCATCTCTATCTTCGTCATTGCCATTGGTGTCCACATCAACACCggttag